The genomic segment aaaatatAGCATCATTGGAGGGGAATTCCTCAACAAGTGCAAATagtgtttgttttgatgttttttgttgacACTCTGGATTGTGCTGATGATTTTTTTGTACCTCTCTGTGCAGTTTCCTCTGATGAGATGAGTGTGCGTGCTGGCCAGGGCAGTGATGAGGTGCTGGTTTCACAGGCGGTGTGGGATTACCTGGCTGCAGCTGGGAGGCCCTGGCTCATTGACTTCCAGCACAAGCAGGGGATGAGTGCTGGTATCATTAGacgaggggagagggggggctGCTGCGCTGTGAGGTTGCAGCCGGTGGAAGGCTCCAAGAACGCAGGAGCTGGTGTAATGGATGGACCCATCTCCAGCGCGACACGAAAAGCCTTCATTGACTTATGCCGCTGTGCCCGCAAAGAAATGAGCAAACAGGAGGGGGGACCTAAGAGGAAAAGGGCTCTGCTGCCCTGTGTCGGAGTCCTGGAGCCGAATGGAGAGGGGAACCTGCTTCAGCCGCCACCTCCCCAGCCACGGCGCTCCCAGAGACAACAGCAGAGATTCAGGAAGCCTGCTGATGAGGAGGCCTGTGCCGTGCTCCACGAGGCAGCTCAGAGGAAGGACATGGACTCCAGCATGGCTTCCCACAGCGAGGCAGAGGACAACAATACTTGTTCAATCTGCATGGGGGACATAGTGGAGAAGACCACCCTTGAGAGGTGTGGCCACTCGTTTTGTCGCTCTTGCCTGGATCAAGCCTTTAAGGTGAAGAAAGCGTGTCCTGTGTGTCGGTTAGTGTACGGCCAGTTGATTGGGAACCAGCCTGCCAATGGCACTATGATCGTAGAGAGAGATCCTGATCTGGAGCTTCCTGGGCATGAAGGCTATGGATGTATCTGCATCATCTACAGCTTCCCTCCTGGCTTACAGGCAGTGAGTAGACAGAGACTGCGAGTGAGACAGTGTCACTGGAATAACTCGCAATTTTGATAATCATCTGTGGGTGTAATGAATTCATCTcacagttgttgttgttcaccTTTTGTTTTACATTGAACAGCAAATATCCAGTTTCATAAGGAAATACACAATTAAAAGTACATTCTTCAACCCAAATATAAACAAAAGCATTACAACCACCAAAGTGTAAAACACAGGATATAAATCTGCTGTCATTCTCAAATTAATTGGCAGGTCATTTAAAGCAGGAAAGAAACACTAAACAACAactaaatagttttttaaagaCTTGTTTGTATCAGTAATATTTGTAACATAGCAGTGAAACAGGCTTCTGTGTTCAGTTATGGCCAGTATTTCATCACTGCAAAAACTCCTCATTTATTTGGTTGACTCTAGCATTTCCACATTTCTAACTTAAAGGTTAAGGAGTGGAGCAAGCAAAATGTTATACCAATGCTGTTTCAATGAGACTTTACCCTTTTAAGGGGTTTCCCAGTGATTTAGCATTTGACCGCCTTTactttttgtctatttttatgGGTTGTGTAGTTTCCAAGCCTAAACTAAGATAAACTCTGATGACATCAGTGGAGTTTTTGCTTCAGGGACTTGGGAAATCTCCTCCCACAGTGGGCATTATACAATAATCCCTACAAGCTGAGTCACACTTCACCAGACAAGTTAACTGACCTTTATGGGTCAAATCAGTGAAGTTTCCCAGGAAAAAGACAGCTTTCAGGGATGCATGCTCACTGCATTTCATAAGTCCCATACATGTTCTTGATCAGACAGTGGGGATCATTGTAGtattaagtgtttttttgaCCCCAGTAAACAGATATAATTGTTTTAAAGCCATTCATGCCATTTTGTACTGATCCTTTTTAACTCCTTTGATGCCAACAGCCAGAACACCCAAACCCAGGTGTTCGCTACCCAGGAACCGACCGTGTGGCCTACCTCCCTGACAGCCCTGAGGGGAACCGTGTGCTGGGCCTGCTGCGCCGGGCCTTTGAACAGCGCCTTATCTTCACCGTCGGTACCTCCATGACTACAGGCATGCAAAATGTCATTACTTGGAATGACATTCACCACAAGACCTCAATATGGGGCGGGCCCCGCTGGTATGTATGCTTTTAACTTTAACTGAATTTCACTATGATTGGATCTGGTAATAGTCTCAAAAAACGTCCCTGAGAGGTGTGGTGCACTGAGAACAGGGCTCAGTGAAGACTGACAGATGTAATTCAAGTTACTGACAAGGAAATACTATCAGTTGATGTCCTTGGCTAGATGGCACTGTTACCATCTGAGCTCATACAGACACAGTGATGACTTTTTTATTTGTCCTGACAGTTTTGGCTACCCAGACCCCACTTACCTGGTGCGAGTGACAGAGGAGCTCAGAGAGAAAGGCATCACAGTGGACTGACAGCATGAAAATGACAGACTCTTCCAGGACTTTCCGAGTGTCCTTGTGGTGGACATGACTCAGCTCCGGGTTGGTCTCTGAGACTGCCCGTCCCCTAAAGGTTGGCTGAAGACAAGGCCCTCAGCAGACAGGCGTCTGATGCTGCAGCAGAGCCCACATCACTCCTCCAATTGTTCCtctgtttgttcatttttcCTCCAGAGTTCAGCTTAACCTAGTGCTACATGTGGAAGAAAATACTTTGAGTGCAGTGCATTCTTGTATTACACAATCCTCTACCTGTCACTGTTGGCAATAGGACCGATATCTGATGCACTTCAAGAGTATTATGTTTTGTTGGAATTACAGGTACTTATATATTATTTAGAAAATCTAAGTTTAATGTTATTAAGACAGTTATATTAATGTTGATTTCTACTCTGGGGATCACTTTATTTCTTATAAGCACACATGCTTGGTTTTATCTCCCCAGAAATGTTTGTTGAGCAAGTCTCTAATTTGATTGTTACTAATTACCTGTTATAAGGATAAGATTTGGATTATATGGCAGAATAGCATTGCCTCAATAGAAAGAATTCATTCTGAAGTTATTGCAATCTAAAGCACTCACAGGCACTTTGGTGAGGGAATCTGTTTttcagtgaagtacaagtaatgCTTTTTTCTTCCTATATATCGGAAAAGTGCTCGGGGCAAACAGGTTCGTGCAGCCATCAACTGTTAGTTTGGTGGCCACAAGTTGATGTCAAATGTTTGGATCtccttatttgtgtgtgtgtgtgtgtgtgtgatcttcaTTTTTCCCTTCGTTTTTTCTTAAATTAAGGAGAATGTTAAACGATGTCTCATTGCAGCACCTTTTCTCACACACCGTAGGACCTCCCCCCTGGGTTTTTTTTGCCATCGGTCACTCCTGTTATTTCAAGATGTCTCCCAGGTGTTGAGCCCATTACCTCAGTTGTTAGTAATGTGCTCATCTAATTACCAGATTTATGACGATGTCAAATA from the Scomber japonicus isolate fScoJap1 chromosome 4, fScoJap1.pri, whole genome shotgun sequence genome contains:
- the dtx3 gene encoding probable E3 ubiquitin-protein ligase DTX3, translated to MGSQVSSDEMSVRAGQGSDEVLVSQAVWDYLAAAGRPWLIDFQHKQGMSAGIIRRGERGGCCAVRLQPVEGSKNAGAGVMDGPISSATRKAFIDLCRCARKEMSKQEGGPKRKRALLPCVGVLEPNGEGNLLQPPPPQPRRSQRQQQRFRKPADEEACAVLHEAAQRKDMDSSMASHSEAEDNNTCSICMGDIVEKTTLERCGHSFCRSCLDQAFKVKKACPVCRLVYGQLIGNQPANGTMIVERDPDLELPGHEGYGCICIIYSFPPGLQAPEHPNPGVRYPGTDRVAYLPDSPEGNRVLGLLRRAFEQRLIFTVGTSMTTGMQNVITWNDIHHKTSIWGGPRCFGYPDPTYLVRVTEELREKGITVD